A single window of Gossypium hirsutum isolate 1008001.06 chromosome A10, Gossypium_hirsutum_v2.1, whole genome shotgun sequence DNA harbors:
- the LOC107896240 gene encoding cytochrome P450 71B34, which produces MAIALFMIFLLALPFFLFIILLKHSINNNGNFNHLPPGPPGLPFIGHLHMLMLDNSLLPHIFLWKLSQNYGPLMSLRFGFKPTLVVSSAKMAEAVLKTHDLDFCSRPRLRGATRLSYNALDLAFSPYTDYLKEMRKLSVVHLFSRVKKYRPIREDEVGRLVEKIYQLSVDSQPVNLSEAMMCLSRSIICRIGFGKRYDGGAERSRVNELHKESEAMLSSFSFSDYFPFMGWVDRFTGFLTRLEKTFKELDTFYQQLIDEHLDPNRIIPQEEDLLDVLLRIRMDRDFPFDLTIDHIKAILMNVFIAGTNTTAATVIWVMSALMKNPKCLKKTQAEVRDLVGKKGFINEDDVQALTYLKGVVKETFRLHPTAPMLLPRETLRNCNIGGYQIPAKTLVYVNAWAIGRDPKVWKNPEEFCPERFLGSSIDYKGLNFEFLPFGAGRRVCPGMCIGVAEVELALANLLYKFDWEMPTGMNKEDLDFDAVPGLAVLKKNDLILMARKIYD; this is translated from the exons ATGGCAATTGCACTATTTATGATATTTCTTCTAGCTCTCCCCTTCTTCCTCTTCATAATTCTGCTAAAACATAGCATTAACAACAATGGCAATTTTAATCATCTTCCCCCAGGCCCTCCAGGCCTTCCCTTCATTGGTCACTTACATATGCTGATGCTCGATAACTCACTCCTCCCTCATATTTTCCTTTGGAAACTCTCTCAAAACTATGGTCCTCTTATGTCCTTGCGATTTGGATTTAAGCCAACCCTTGTAGTTTCTTCAGCAAAAATGGCTGAAGCGGTTTTGAAAACCCATGACCTCGACTTTTGCAGCAGGCCTAGACTACGTGGTGCTACGAGATTATCTTACAACGCCTTGGATTTGGCTTTTTCACCATACACGGACTATTTGAAGGAGATGAGGAAACTTAGTGTTGTACATCTCTTTAGCAGAGTGAAAAAGTATCGTCCCATCCGAGAAGACGAAGTAGGTCGCCTGGTCgaaaaaatatatcaattatcGGTTGATTCTCAGCCTGTTAACTTGAGTGAGGCAATGATGTGCCTTTCACGTTCAATAATTTGCAGAATAGGATTCGGAAAGAGATACGATGGTGGAGCTGAAAGAAGCAGGGTCAACGAGCTGCACAAAGAAAGTGAAGCCATGTTGTCATCCTTTAGTTTCTCTGATTATTTTCCTTTCATGGGTTGGGTAGATAGATTCACTGGGTTTCTCACTCGTCTTGAAAAAACTTTCAAAGAACTTGATACCTTCTACCAACAACTCATTGATGAACATCTTGATCCGAATAGGATAATACCACAGGAAGAAGACCTACTTGACGTGTTACTACGAATAAGGATGGATCGTGATTTTCCATTTGATCTTACCATAGATCATATAAAAGCTATTCTTATG AACGTGTTTATTGCTGGAACTAACACAACCGCAGCCACTGTGATTTGGGTCATGAGTGCCCTCATGAAAAACCCAAAATGTTTGAAGAAAACTCAAGCGGAAGTAAGGGATTTGGTTGGAAAAAAGGGATTTATAAATGAAGATGACGTTCAGGCTTTAACTTACCTAAAAGGTGTAGTAAAAGAAACTTTTAGACTGCATCCAACTGCTCCAATGTTATTGCCACGAGAAACACTCAGAAACTGCAACATAGGTGGGTATCAAATACCTGCTAAAACCTTGGTGTATGTGAATGCATGGGCAATAGGAAGAGATCCTAAAGTTTGGAAAAACCCAGAAGAGTTTTGCCCTGAAAGGTTCCTTGGCAGCTCCATTGACTACAAAGGACTGAACTTTGAGTTCTTACCGTTTGGTGCGGGTAGAAGGGTTTGCCCAGGAATGTGTATAGGAGTTGCAGAAGTGGAGCTTGCCCTTGCTAATCTTCTTTACAAGTTTGATTGGGAAATGCCAACTGGGATGAATAAAGAAGATTTGGACTTTGATGCCGTACCTGGTCTTGCTGTGCTAAAAAAAAATGATCTTATCCTTATGGCTAGAAAGATTTATGATTAA